One genomic window of Polyodon spathula isolate WHYD16114869_AA chromosome 8, ASM1765450v1, whole genome shotgun sequence includes the following:
- the LOC121319456 gene encoding protein MTSS 2-like, which translates to MQLEGALQDVNDKYMLLEETEKRAVCRALIEERGRFCSFVSMLKPVLDEEIGMLGEVTHLQTILEDLTTLTMDPSKLPPASEQVILDLKGSDYNYAYQTPPASPSNTMSRKGSISSTYQNTSIRHVPSLDSISSSLEGIYLRPPSTSIPDGGSQEQLLMNNLQQKLGPSCPGSENGTAMPPPQNAYTQGIDRPRAMTNSTSSKPPTAREQLALALGQGLNPDASRSSRDSLHCSSGYSTQTTTPSCSEDTIPSHAVKKEPLLYVADYDSISLHGGEELRDQVDFDKSSTIPRHSDISLNYRKMFQSKRPASTVSLLADPEPIIRSPHVATIRRKPSSKPNFRRGTISGGVPIPISTPQVPMKAPPLTATSSSSSGMGKDTLGAGRSGREELENTQSERVHMKNSLCTSTQSLSSISSPYYSFIPSQVHSSTDQLYTMNRQQQFQYHQQQQQQLHYHQQHALLSQKHQQHVQARSPSEVQHPVITNSLSPEPPPPAAEQPSGSDMLSMIRRGVRLRRTLTNDRSAPQVNPPLSQAN; encoded by the exons ATGCAGCTGGAAGGCGCTCTACAGGACGTCAATGACAAATACATGCTGCTGGAGGAGACAGAGAAGCGGGCTGTGTGCCGGGCGCTCATCGAGGAGCGAGGGAGATTCTGCTCCTTTGTCTCCATGCTCAAACCAGTGCTG GACGAGGAGATCGGCATGCTGGGAGAGGTCACCCACCTGCAGACTATCCTGGAGGACCTGACGACCCTGACAATGGACCCCAGCAAACTGCCCCCGGCCAGCGAGCAG GTGATTCTGGATCTGAAAGGTTCTGACTACAATTACGCCTACCAGACCCCGCCCGCGTCTCCTAGCAACACCATGTCCCGCAAGGGCAGCATCAGCAG CACCTACCAGAATACCTCAATCCGGCACGTTCCATCCTTGGACTCCATCTCCAGCTCCTTGGAGGGAATCTACCTCCGTCCTCCCTCCACCAGCATCCCTGACGGGGGCAGCCAG GAACAGCTGTTGATGAATAACCTGCAGCAGAAGCTGGGACCGTCCTGCCCTGGCAGCGAGAACGGCACTGCCATGCCCCCCCCGCAGAACGCATACACACAAGGCATAGACCGGCCCCGAGCAATGACTAACTCCACCTCGAGCAAG CCGCCCACGGCCCGGGAGCAGCTGGCCCTGGCTCTTGGGCAGGGTTTGAACCCGGATGCGTCGCGAAGCAGCCGGGACTCCCTGCACTGCTCCAGCGGCTACAGCACCCAGACCACAACGCCGTCCTGCTCCGAGGACACCATCCCCTCCCACG CCGTAAAGAAAGAACCTCTTCTTTATG TTGCAGATTACGACTCTATCTCCCTGCACGGAGGAGAGGAGCTTCGCGACCAGGTGGATTTCGACAAGTCCTCCACCATCCCACGCCACAGCGACATCAGCCTCAACTACCGCAAGATGTTCCAGAGCAAGCGGCCCGCATCCACAGTCAGCCTGCTGGCTGACCCAGAGCCCATCATCCGCTCGCCGCATGTGGCCACCATCCGCCGCAAGCCCTCCAGCAAGCCCAACTTCCGCCGGGGCACCATCAGCGGGGGTGTGCCCATCCCCATCAGCACCCCCCAGGTGCCCATGAAGGCCCCCCCTCTCAccgccacctcctcctcctcctccgggATGGGCAAGGACACGCTGGGGGCAGGGCGCAGCGGCAGAGAAGAGCTGGAAAACACGCAGTCCGAGCGGGTCCACATGAAGAATAGCTTGTGCACCTCCACGCAGAGTCTGAGCTCCATCTCCTCGCCCTACTACTCCTTCATACCCAGCCAAGTGCACAGCAGCACAGACCAGCTGTACACCATGAACAGACAGCAGCAGTTTCAGTACcatcagcagcaacagcagcagcttcaCTATCATCAGCAGCATGCACTGCTCAGCCAGAAGCACCAGCAGCATGTCCAAGCCCGGTCCCCCTCGGAGGTGCAGCACCCCGTCATCACCAACTCCCTCTCCCCTGAGCCTCCTCCACCAGCGGCAGAGCAGCCGTCCGGCAGTGACATGCTGAGCATGATCCGGCGTGGAGTGCGGCTACGCAGAACACTGACCAACGACCGGTCAGCCCCGCAGGTCAACCCCCCCCTCAGCCAGGCTAACTAA